The following proteins are encoded in a genomic region of Scylla paramamosain isolate STU-SP2022 chromosome 40, ASM3559412v1, whole genome shotgun sequence:
- the LOC135092450 gene encoding fructose-2,6-bisphosphatase TIGAR-like, whose protein sequence is MMGSRRSVLMRFTFVRHGETQANKDRCIQGHTDIPLCQSGEEQASRAGERLKDVRFSRVYASDLCRASTTCRLILEKNICHPPPLIIDTRLRERNFGSVEGMVFEEVLKMAEANGSSWPQYSPPGAESLGDVQARLVAFFKEVCQSIYDKNNNNLKKREAVNSISEKGGKGGDRTEAKREKEDEETKKKKKSEEEADMEEENMLNEAKEKEREKEQEKTRGKTRETNSAERDGDKQTEEEQEEQGRKEEEEEEHVLVVSHGAALRQLYLHLHRTLGCPLPPNINPDTPARLSPNTGISTYSVRYSPKAYTLQCLCLHDSQHLQGM, encoded by the exons atgatggGGTCAAGAAGAAGTGTACTCATGCGATTCACATTTGTcaggca TGGGGAAACTCAAGCAAACAAGGACCGGTGCATTCAGGGCCACACGGACATCCCTCTCTGTCAGTCTGGCGAAGAACAGGCCTCcagg GCCGGGGAGAGACTGAAGGATGTGCGTTTCAGCCGTGTGTACGCCAGTGACCTCTGTCGTGCCTCTACCACGTGTCGCCTCATCCTGGAGAAGAACATATGCCATCCGCCACCTCTTATCATTGACACGCGCCTCAGGGAACGG aaTTTTGGCAGTGTAGAAGGAATGGTGTTTGAAGAGGTGCTCAAGATGGCCGAGGCTAATGGCTCATCCTGGCCCCAGTACAGTCCCCCTGGTGCCGAAAGCCTGGGGGACGTGCAGGCCAGACTGGTGGCATTCTTCAAG gaGGTATGTCAGTCCATCtatgacaagaacaacaacaacctgaagaagagagaggccGTCAACAGCATTTCcgaaaag GGAGGCAAAggtggtgacaggacagaggcaaagagagaaaaggaagacgaggaaacaaagaagaagaagaagagcgaggaggaagcagacatggaggaggagaacatgctGAACGAAGCCAAGGAGAAAGAGcgggagaaggaacaggagaagacGAGAGGCAAAACTAGGGAAACGAACAGTgcagagagagatggtgataaACAAacggaagaagagcaagaggaacaaggacgaaaggaggaggaagaggaggagcatgtGCTGGTGGTGAGCCATGGGGCAGCATTGAGGCAGCTGTACCTACACCTCCACCGTACCCTAGGCTGCCCCCTGCCGCCCAACATCAACCCAGACACTCCAGCTAGACTGAGTCCCAACACTGGCATCTCCACCTACTCTGTCCG GTACTCCCCCAAGGCATACACACTGCAGTGCCTGTGTTTACATGACAGCCAACACCTACAGGGcatgtaa
- the LOC135092454 gene encoding calmodulin-like protein 4, with protein sequence MARHFKEQDIDEFRECFSLYARHGTIRTLDQLTVIMRSLGLSPTIAELKTYFKDKGGKLSFPDFLEVMHKHSQVEHIPEEILAAFQGHDPRRTGAIPARELRHILLHWGERLSHKEVEQIFREANISPNGMVRYQDFCRIVCAPVPDYY encoded by the exons ATG gcgcGTCACTTCAAGGAGCAGGATATtgatg AGTTCCGTGAGTGCTTCTCTCTGTACGCGCGTCATGGCACCATCCGCACTCTCGACCAGCTGACAGTCATCATGCGTTCCCTTGGTCTCAGCCCCACTATTGCCGAGCTCAAGACCTACTTCAAGGacaagg GAGGCAAGTTGAGCTTCCCGGACTTCCTGGAGGTGATGCACAAGCACAGCCAGGTGGAGCACATCCCAGAGGAGATCCTGGCGGCCTTCCAGGGACATGACCCACGCCGCACCGGGGCCATTCCTGCCCGGGAGCTGCGCCACATCCTGCTGCACTGGGGGGAGAGACTCAGCCACAAGGAAG TGGAGCAAATCTTCCGGGAGGCCAACATCTCACCAAACGGCATGGTGCGCTACCAAGACTTCTGCCGCATTGTGTGTGCCCCAGTGCCTGACTACTACTAG